The Natrinema salifodinae genome includes a window with the following:
- a CDS encoding acyl-CoA thioesterase — translation MSFTRTWTVRFSDTDPFGIAHYPRLIDAIHETSDMFMESIGWPFWELTEDHGIGLPLVSMDFDFEGQVNAGDEVEIELTPEVGDSSVRLDYRATHDGAVVFSGTEHRVCVPVDGDGGVPVPDDLRAAFEAAAD, via the coding sequence ACACGAACGTGGACGGTTCGATTCTCGGACACTGATCCGTTCGGGATCGCACACTACCCGCGGCTGATCGACGCGATCCACGAGACGTCGGACATGTTCATGGAGTCGATCGGCTGGCCGTTCTGGGAACTGACCGAGGACCACGGGATCGGTCTCCCGCTCGTCTCGATGGACTTCGACTTCGAGGGCCAGGTCAACGCCGGCGACGAGGTCGAGATCGAACTGACGCCGGAGGTCGGCGACTCGAGCGTTCGCCTGGACTACCGGGCGACCCACGACGGGGCGGTCGTCTTCAGCGGGACGGAACACCGCGTCTGCGTCCCGGTCGACGGCGACGGCGGCGTTCCGGTTCCCGACGACCTCCGCGCGGCCTTCGAAGCGGCCGCCGACTGA